From Salvia hispanica cultivar TCC Black 2014 unplaced genomic scaffold, UniMelb_Shisp_WGS_1.0 HiC_scaffold_1480, whole genome shotgun sequence:
TTTTGAGCAAACTGTGTGGATCTTTTAATCATCGTCATGGAGGAAACGAAATCCCCCGGATGATCTCCAAACATGACTTCCAATGCCAACACTCCGAAGCCATACACATCACATTTCTCTGTAACCACCATTGTGAAGGCCAACTCTGCATACAACATAACATGTCAtcattatgaaaaaattactacttgCAACTGTGTTATGGTATGCATACCTGGTGCAATATATCCCCGAGTTCCCACAAGTAGAGTCTGATTGGAAGCATCTGGATCCAACAATCTAGCTGTCCCAAAATCAGATAAACAACCTTCAAACTCTGAATCCAAGAGTATGTTGCTGCTCGATACATCTCTGTGTAGAATAGGGGGGCTGCAATCGTGATGCATGTAAGATAGGGCATTTGCAATTCCCTTCACGACATTTACCCTCTTCTTCCAGTTCAGCTCAACGGCTTCTTCTTCATCCTTCAACACACCAAAGAGGCTTCCTCTTTCCATGTAGTCGTAGATGAGAAACATGCTCCGTTGGTGCagacaaaaaccaaaaagctTGACAATATAAAGAGCACCCAAGGATTGGAGGTTTCCTAATCCAGAGGGAATGGCACCACTGATGCTATTGTTGCTCAAATCAAGAACA
This genomic window contains:
- the LOC125198453 gene encoding MDIS1-interacting receptor like kinase 2-like — encoded protein: MFLIYDYMERGSLFGVLKDEEEAVELNWKKRVNVVKGIANALSYMHHDCSPPILHRDVSSSNILLDSEFEGCLSDFGTARLLDPDASNQTLLVGTRGYIAPELAFTMVVTEKCDVYGFGVLALEVMFGDHPGDFVSSMTMIKRSTQFAQNMMVQQLLDKRLPSPDEDVRLSREVVGVVKTALKCISCDPKLRPYMKEVSQELAKHPPRLTMPFRSISVLHLMHTD